DNA from Cheilinus undulatus linkage group 20, ASM1832078v1, whole genome shotgun sequence:
GACACAGAGAGCTTGGAAAGTGTCAGGAGCAGACCTAAATATTGTTTCTGTGTCATAGTCTATGAAAATGTAAGGTAAGAAGATCTCTTGTGTCTACAGTGGGAGGTTTTCCACAGCAGCTACTGAGTCAAATTTCTGTTTCTAAACTCAGTTATAGGAGAAAGAATAAAATGGTCACTCTACCTTTGCTTGTCTTGTCTTTGGATGGAGATTTGGACCTGGCTCTTGAAGCGTCCCTCTTACGTCCGCCTTTAAAAAGCAGGTTGACTAAAGTCTTAGAGCGCTGCAGGGTGCTCTTCTCCTCTGGGTCCTTCCCTTTCTGCTTCTTGTCTTTCTTCTGATTGATCTCTGTGATTGGACAGCACCAGAAGGTCATTTTTATccatctcttttttaaaaatctttttaccTTCTCTCTGCTCATCTCACCTGCCATGGTGACCTGACTCTGGGACCTGCTGATTGGCCGGCTCGGCCTGCTGAGCGCCATCAACACGGCAGTCTTTGTGGACTCTTTCCTCCCTCTGGtctgctgctcctcctctcctctgatGGCTGTGTCTTTGAGAAGGGTGGTCGGTCCCAGGCTGCGGGTCGTGTCCAAACCGGTCCGCTGAGAGGGCAGGTCGGTCTGGATGGCCATCTCAGTTCGCTCTGACTCGGACCTGCACAAGAAAGCATTGAGCACATGTTTCTTGGATGTCTGTAGTGCAATGCATAAGTTGGCAAAACGAGGCAAATGTTTAGAAATCTCTTGATCCACATTGGGAGAAAGGATCTAAATAAGATTTTTATGCTTCTGTACCAGATGTAGCTGGAGCCCTTTTTTCTTGGGAACCATTTGTAGATggataaatatgtaaaaataaatcgATCATGGCAGGCTTTCTACAGGACTGGGCATTTGTGTTATGATGACTTCATTTGCGGCATTTTTTCATAGCTTTTTTCCAGAACTTTGCCattgttttttcatcatttgtttttaagtatttctaaatatttatcttatttcagATTTCTGTTACATACCACGTTGTCTCTGTCTTGGATTttattaaatatgtattttgggggcttttgtTCCTTTATTAGAGAcagggcagtggatagagtcagaaactaGATAGAGGGCACCGTAAGGTAGAGCAGGCAGCCACATACAGAAGCTAGAGTTCTTAACACTGGTTGTGGGATAATTCCCAGTCCCAGAGCTGTTTTATGCATGTCTTCCCTCAccctctctccccatatttcctgtctctctccagctgtcctgtgtaaataaagctaaaatgcccaaaaatatgttttttttttaaagcggGGAGAGATAAAGTGAAGAAATGGTATGTGGGAAAAGAGTCACAGGCTGGATTAGAAACTCGGCATCCCTCTCTTTGGTGCTTTTACTGTGATTTCAAGATGAATGGCCAAATTTGTAAGATTTTATCAAATCAAACCAGCAGATTCTGACCTTAAGTCTTCTGTGGAGATGCAAACATCCACCATGTCTGAACCAAATGGCACAGTGGGAGGGAACATGACCTGTGAAAGGCCGCTCAGAGAGCTGACCGGAGTCCcagatgacagagaggacacCGAGGAGGTGGAGCCTGAACCTTGGGATGAGGATTTCTGGGTGCCATTGGCCACTGAGGAGGAAAACAAGGGAAACCAGTCCAAGGATATCAATAGcttttctgtcttctttacAGATCCAAATGCAGAGCATCATGCAGACTTCCAGGTAACagaatgtatttaaaaacagcagatacATACGCTTATTAAGCCACCTGTATTCTGCCACCATCTCTTTATAAGCCGGGTATCGTCCTGCTTCCTGTGGAGACATTGACACAGATATGCTGAGATACAGTAGAGATTGTGAAACTTTTATAGGATCCTATATTTGATAAAGAGTAACTCTAGACCCACACAAAGAGCCAAAACCCAGACAcctattctttttttaatagaatCACATCACCCTTCTTGACTTTCTGGTACCTTTTGATGGTTGGGATGCTTTCAAAGTCTAGTTCTTGATTAACAATTGAGATATATCATCATAAAACATCCCTAAAACACGCCTCTAAGCTTTGATCAGCACCTGATCCCAGCTGCCTGGTGAATAATGCACACGGCCTGGCTATTTTTCACAGAGCGAAACCCAAGCTGCGACAAGTAAAGTGAGCGAGGAATATTACGAGTGCGTGCCAGCTGTCAGGCCTGCCACACAAACTGATGCTACATCCACAGTGGAGCGATACAGCCTGTGTAGTGTGTGACaggtggaggagggggtggtTTCAGAATTAAAGAATGAAAGAGAAGAGGAGTAATCAGTTCACAAGGTTATTGTGTGAGCTTCTTTCAAGAAGTAGTACTAAAGAACAGACATGGTTTATAATAGCATTGGTCATCTTTAGCTCGCTGTTTTCAAAGGAGTCAACATCCAAACTttcaataaagacatttttttcttgtcttaaaATTACTTCATTTTCCAGCTATTCTCTGAATAAACAGATTATATTTCACTctcctttttaaacttttttcccaTCTTACTTTTAAGATTTAACAATAAATTCAGCTCAAATCCAATATGAAGGAATGAAACGGGTTCCTCCTTTCGTAAAGGTATCTTTATgagttttcatgtctttatttatagagtatgacagtagatagagttgcaaaaatgaatgagagTGCAGATTaggacatgcaggaaaggagctgcagaacCTGGGCCGCTTGTGTACATGGGGTTCAACCTAAACTGCAGACTATCTATGCTCTAATGGTTACAGGTTTTAATGATAGTCATGATAAAATCCCCCCATAATTGTTAAAACTCTCTGAAAACTGCACTCTAATATCATGGTAAATAATGACCAAACAGCATGTAATGCAGGTGAACTGAAAGTAAGTCAACATGGGACATAAAGACAAAGTTCACAGGACCAAAAGACATTGCTGTTCCTCTCATCTACTCTCTGGATGTCTGCATCCAACATCTGACTTCTCTGTATCAGtgctttgttttcactttcacttttttggTTCAGTGATGACTGAAAGCTAGTTCAGGCAGACTTGAGCTACACCGACATTCATTATACGATCACATGACAGATATCCTCACAGTTCCAGCTCAGTCTCCAGTCTGTACTGCACTCTTGCTTttaacccacctccaccccagcatccacctgtaggcTACGACGGGGGGATGCTGTCCCATAACTCCTCAAATTAtgcatttaaaggtcacatattttaccatttaagacaagtttatattggtcccagaggtccccaaaacatgcctgtgaagtttgtttctaaaaaaattttaaaaaataaaacagctccagtattggattttgcaTGTCAAAAAATCCCTCTCTGTCAGCCCTATTCAGAAAaggctgtttctgtggctttaaatgttaatgagctgtctgactccgcccctggctctgcccctctcaggaaatggatgcggCTTAATGGATTGAGCGCTCCTCATTAacagatcaggagaggagggcggaactttcttccaagcggggagggccaaccgaacctgggggcggggctaactccccacatgaggtcataaggggaaaatctaagaatggcttgtttcagcacacaatttttaaaaggtggagaaagagaggggggagggaatggatttttctatttcttgggggattgtggaAAGGCCAgagtcacatatttttgttagaaaagcctgaaaaagtgtatttgcaTTTTATGTGACCTTTGAATAAATCTCCTTGGAGTGATGAGGTTGGAGCCTGATGTAAAACACAcattctgctgctgcagtaagTGCCTTTCaacaaatgcagatgtgaaTTGTTTCCCTGATCTTAATGTTGATCGCCCATGGCTGtgtgttgttcttttttctctgcagcttgTAGTTGAGAATATGACtgtatttaagtttttctttcatGACTTAATACTTTTAgctaaacacagaaataaaggaCATTGGAAAACTTTGATGGCCTTTAAAGCACAAATGCACATTTGATAAGGTTTTCATATGTTTACTTTTAACATGCTAATAGTTTGTTAATTCAAACACAAAGTGCATAGTGCTCTGTGCTgctcattttatattttataacaTAAAACTTCAGCAAATGGAGcgttttcagcagcaacttaacaactCAGACGCCTCATATGAACGCAACAGAAACAGCAGATGTTTTTCTTCACTGAAAACTGGCCTGGTGATTTACAGCACATCCTCTGGCCAtacaacaaacaaacccacatACTTTATTTACTGCTTTCCAGATACTTTTAATAAAAGGTAATCATGCCTTGTGGCCTTTAAGGCTTCCATACTTGTCTTAAGTCAACCAGGATTTATTTCTCAACTCACCTTGATGGTCAgcatgatgtgtgtgtgactcTTCAGCACCTCCACTGCACTGCTATGGCTGATGTCCTCAAAGCTCACTCCATTGGCTGCCATGATCTGATCCCCCATCTTTATCCCATTCTGCTCTGCCAGACCTCCAGGATCCAGTCtgaaacaacaacataaaagaGCTCAGTAAGCTCAGTAAAGTTTGTTTAACTTATTCGGTTTTAATGGCCTGTTTTTAGAGGCAGATGGGCCTACTTTGAGACATAGATTCCCAGACCAAACTCCTTTCCCCCACGGATGTTAAAGCCGAGGCAGTAGTCATCTGAGGTGGTGTAAAGATGGACAATCCTCTGCAGGGCACTTCCTGAGCTTGCCTCTGAAGGTGTATGTCCGCTCTCCTCCACCACCATACGTCTGTGGATCAGATCCACCCTGGAAGACCAACACCACACATCTTTAGcttcagtttttaaactttttcttaaAGTAAATACCACTGGAGTGGTTTGTAATCACCATGTGGTCTTCTCCTTGGAGTAGCGTATGCCGGGGACTTTTCCAACCCGTCTCACCACCATCCTGAGCCGGTTGTTTCCTGTTAGGACTTTCACGGCACTGCTCATAGTGATGCTCTCCAGACTGACGCCGTTCACCTCCACTAGTTTGTCTCCTACAAGTAAACCGGCTTCCTCTGTcgacaaacatacatacatgagtgaaataaaaacactgcaacATAAAGAAGCAACAGTAACAGTAATCATGAAACCACATTGTTTTGGCATAGTAGTACGTAAACGTACCTGCTGTGCTGTTGTCCTCCACCTTGCTGACAAAGATGCTGAGGCCGTGTTCAGAACCTCCTCGGACACTGAAGCCCAGTTTGCCATCGACACTTTTATCCACTGTGATGGTGTGGAGGTCCTCACTGTCATCTCCTCCTGTGAGTCacacatttcaggaaatataTTTGCCATAATACAAACCAtaataccaaaaaagttgggacatagaaaaaatgtgaacagaaacacaatatagtgatttttaaatatttttcaaccTATAATCAGTTAAAAACTGCATAAAGACAAGATATATAGCGTTTAAACTTATGCCAGTAAAATGTTCAGAAAAGTTAGGACAGGGGCTAACTGATAACAGGTGATTTCAGGATTGGTACATAATGGCTCCTGGTTGGGGTGAAGTCTTCTGTAAATGGTGTTTGAAAGGTGAGATAACTTGGGGGAAGCCGAGGGTTTTTATGAGCTGTTTGGCATCAACAGTGTGTTCTCCATGACAGATTATATCCCTAAGAAATGTATGGCTCAACTTGCACTACTGCCTTCTATTTAAGTGTCCAATAACTATTGCTGGGGTGCCAGTGTAGCTCAGTGGTTAGGACAGGCACCCATAAGAGAGGCTATAGTccgcactggttgcaggatcaaTTCCTGGTCTCAGTGAACATCTTTCCCTTTCTCTTACCCCTCACATATCCTCTCTCTTAAGCTCTATTATCAGATAGAGGCAAGCAAGTTGCCACTACTCTGAGACaatcatttcacttaaaaaaacaacccttacagctcagtggaaaagtcaaaagttagcaagcatttatctttgtactgtccccttatttccttttcaatccatgacaagttcctttATCTATGGTTCATTTTATGTTATAATCTTAGAGCTACAAAAGCAGGTCtgtttccaaacaggaagtaaattgCTTCATCTtagacagcagaaaaaaatctaaatgacacaaaaacagtgtttgaatgcaaaatagaagaattttaaaatgtgatttctttttttaaaaggatgtaattaatcagattaactacagaaattcttaaatttattgcaattttaaaatttctatCCTTTGACAGCCTTGGTCAAACAAATACCAAAGGGGTCAGATTATTTCCaaatatattttcttaaataCTGAGATACTAAAAAGTCTTCAGGTTTGCatgcaaagttaaaaaagaCCTGACCAGCTTCTGCAGGAATTTCAGTTTTAACAAAACCACATGACACTAAGATGTTACATCATGGTTTAATTATTTCTGTTACAGCTACCTCCTCTTATAACCATGAACATAACAGCGCTGCTGGTGTAGTGGTATCATGCAAGATTCCCATTCTTGTGAcccgggttcgattcccggGCGGCGCATGCATTTATGTGGCAACTGTCATCTCGCAACCCAAATGGTTTTGTGTTCGATCTCCAGCTCTTACAGTCACTGGttacatgttgatgtgtctttGAGAAAGACATCCAACCTaaaattgctcccactgctgtgtcagtgtcTTATGAATGTGACTAGTTCATAATGACGGCCACTCTACCAAGcagcctttgccatcagtgATTAAAggtggagtgaatgggtgtcAACTGCAATGTAAATGCACTCTGAGCAGCCAAACAAGTGCTCAAATTGATTTACTATAAACCGGTCATATCAACATCAAAACAAGGAGTATGAAGGAGTATTTCTCATGCCCAATGACAGAGACAGAAACGGGGGGAGAGAGAGTCAGGCGGGACTGAGGGTCAGAATCAAAACAGGTACCCTGGCATCAAGGACTGTCACTTACTCTGCACACAGAGCGTACAGTTTAACCGCCAAGCTAAACTGGTGCCCCATACTcaacattttaagtcatgtacattttatttccttttgaaaCAAGGAAGGATTTACAAGCAGCTTTTTGCTGTTTGGAAAGCAGGATACATGAGGGAAGCCTCCATTACACAGCCTCCAAGTCTTTTTACAGCACACAGACATTCTTATTGGATATCAGTTAATGATGGGGCGCTGCAGGTGATCAGACTGATCTGAGTAATCCAACTATCAGTGGAGTTTTATACCAACAAACAACACTAACTTTACCGTTTCCCTTTCAGGTGCTTGGATCTGTATTGTAGGTCAACACAGATATAGTATGTAGGTTAAATATTGGTACAAGAGGGTGCTGGTTTAGATGACAGAGAAGGTGTCTATATGCAGAGGCTAAGATCTGTATTGCAATGGTATGGGTTTAAATCCTCATCGTGGTGCACGTCTACACCTACTCTCGTCATTATGTTTCCTGTcactcttcagctgtcctgtccaaACAACCGCAAAAATCCCACAAACAAGtcttatttagaaaaaaaatgtaggttTCAACAACTTAAGGTGAACTAACAATGTAATTCATGAAGAAGATCCACTTTTGATCTTATATTTATCCCGTTAAGAGAGACTTGGGGAAAGACCCAAGCAAATGTGATGTAATTAATTAAGTAGACTTAGGATGTACATTAAGTGACAAGCAAGAAGTCATTCAAGTAATGTGAGCCCAAAAGTAATAGAGGAGAATTATTTTGACTGTTGTATTTGAACAAATACCACACAAGATAAAGAAATATGTGATACTTGTGCCCTAAAGAAAGGATAAGTAATCAGTATGGAGACCTGAGGAGGCTGTGGCTCTGTAGGTAGATTCAGTTGTGCTGCAGTTAGAAGGTTGGGTGTTCGATCCCCAGTTACAAGTTCTGCCTGTCTTCAGACAGGACAACTGTCACAGCACACAGCAACCAATTTGCTGTGTGTATGcatgggattagttaatactgatggccaatctctgccatcagtgtgtaaatgtggagTGAAAGGGTAAGGTGAGACATGTGGtataaaagtgctttgagtagttaGACGGCCAGAAAAGTTCCATTTACCCCTAATCTGTACAATACCCCTATGCAGGGGTGTAATCATGTCTGCAGAAGTTGGCCAGTTTTTAAGTTACCATTCCAACAATGGATAAACAGCATGTTTTAGACTGCGCATGCATCTTTGAAAACACAAAGTAGCACCACCTGCTCCATCTTCTTGGCAATATTTCCAAGAGCCAAGCTAAATGGCCCccacaaataaaacacatcctGGTGCCAACACTACACAtgaaaagaggagcaaagaaaacacaagagaAGATAGACAGAGAAGGGTCTAAGGAGAGAGTTTTACAGGGAAAAGTAGAAGCGGCATAAGGTGCCCTGGTGAGGGCTAGCTCTCACCCCTGCCAGATTGTGCTGTTAACTGGGGACATGCTTTCTCATACAGATTTAGCTTGAATGCTGCTTTATAGAATTTCTATCATCCTGTGATACTGACGCTGTAAGTTGTTTTTCAGCGCTCAATATGTGCAGAATTaagaaatgttttgtatttgAATCCACCGAATTAGTGAAACACAGCACAAAAGACTTTTGTGATACCAAAACTAAACCTCTTCTATAGTACTAGTAAGAACCAACAGTAAATTAAGACCTATTTAGATACCTTTGTGAGAAATAAGTCCTATTAGGGGTGTTGAAATGAATTGTTtctgcaatgcaatgcaatttGGACATGGATGATATTGAATCGATGCAATAAAagaaatttgaaatttgaaatttgcATACTGATGTTGCTTATAGATTTTCTACAGGCATTAAAAACTGGGTAATGATTATTTCTATTTGGTTATCAAAATTTTCAAGCCAAGTTCTGCACATTGTCTTAACACATTGGTGCAGAAATTTTGTGCTTATATTTACAATTTATTTGCAAACATGCACTGGGACTGTGAATTGATCCTTCATCCCCTGCactgaggactacagcctcagCATATAGGaacctgctctaccaactgagctaaactggcacccaTGTTTGCAcaatttagaaagaaaaaaaaggggttgtttttgcttttttctcccATCACATCCAGGCTGACATTTCTTTCTAATTAAACAGCATAAACTGGTAATAAACTGTAATCTGTTCTGCACCAGCAGGCAGCCAGACTGCTCCCCTCACCATCCACGGGAGAGTTGATGAGGATGACCCGGCCCATGGGTGACGAGGATCGGATTCCTCGCCGGCGCTGCTCCTTCTTCCGTAAGAGGTTGCGAGTAGCCGTGTGTGACCCCTGGGTCCCGGGGGTCTTATCCCTGCGGGACGGGTCTGACGAGTGAGCCATGGAGGCCGGCAGGGTCCCCTTTCACACACGCTCCACGGCAGGCTCAGCTCCGGGTGGAGGAGTCTACAGTAGCATGCAGCAGAAGGAAAGAGATCCTCAGATGATAAAGTTCCTGCATGCTGATGCTGAGACTGTATTATGTTCACTGAAGATCATACTGTTTTTGTAAACACACAAGCATGGTGAGAGCCTTTGGCAGCTTATTTTAAGCAGGGCTAGGCAGAATGAAAACTTTCTGAGCTATAACAGTATATTTTCAAACAGGGCGATATTTGGTGTGGCTCAGAAAGATCTGGGTCTTCCACGAGCTCAATCCTATGCTTTGGCGTTTTCATCCCTGCTTGCAAGATGCCTCATCTTGTTTAATTGGAAGTCCAACCTGCCACCTCTGTATAGTCGATGGCTCAATGATGTTATGGTTTATTTGAAGCTGGAAAAGATTAGATATACAACTCAAAGGTGATGCATTCTATCAAATATGGCAGTCATTCCTGGACTACTATGATAATGTGTACACTAAAAGAAATATAATTTAGTGCATTCTGCTGCCTCTTATAGAAGTTTTATGTAATTATTGCCTTATTTTATTATACCATTTTATTGtaactattttcatttttcatgtaatttttaaaaatttattttaggtttttattttaatccttTACTTGGCCAGTCTTCGGGTGTAAAGATTATTTGATATTATACCAGTGCCATATTAAAGTTCATGCATTGCCATTCAGCTAAAACATATAAGGGTatgattttggtccatattgcccagccctactttctAGTAGAGTGAAGTGGATGATTAACTCACCCATGCTGGTTTCTTGGTGACATGATGGCTGTTTCTTTGTCCTTCTGGAGTCACTCTTTGGTCCATTCCCATCCATGATGCAtctctctcacctgtctgggcccaaaaatgaacaataagtggaacataaataaacatctgacaaaaacagaaatgcatCAAACATTAAATATCCAAAGCATGACTAGGCTCACAtccctccaaagacattaacaGACTATAATGATCAGAAATCACACTGTATTGGCACCAGGAGTACTGTTAGAGAGGGAtaatggttttatttatctCAGACTTGACCTTCTTAAGAGTCCGGATGTCACATGTTGTTGATACCATGGAAACATGCCACTTAACT
Protein-coding regions in this window:
- the LOC121527923 gene encoding PDZ domain-containing protein 7-like, which produces MAHSSDPSRRDKTPGTQGSHTATRNLLRKKEQRRRGIRSSSPMGRVILINSPVDGGDDSEDLHTITVDKSVDGKLGFSVRGGSEHGLSIFVSKVEDNSTAEEAGLLVGDKLVEVNGVSLESITMSSAVKVLTGNNRLRMVVRRVGKVPGIRYSKEKTTWVDLIHRRMVVEESGHTPSEASSGSALQRIVHLYTTSDDYCLGFNIRGGKEFGLGIYVSKLDPGGLAEQNGIKMGDQIMAANGVSFEDISHSSAVEVLKSHTHIMLTIKEAGRYPAYKEMVAEYRWLNKLANGTQKSSSQGSGSTSSVSSLSSGTPVSSLSGLSQVMFPPTVPFGSDMVDVCISTEDLRSESERTEMAIQTDLPSQRTGLDTTRSLGPTTLLKDTAIRGEEEQQTRGRKESTKTAVLMALSRPSRPISRSQSQVTMAEINQKKDKKQKGKDPEEKSTLQRSKTLVNLLFKGGRKRDASRARSKSPSKDKTSKEGRQAGAMPNSEMLGAVNDMARRLLTEEEVDAVMKTCRRYIAERSVENLIRHLLAVLDRPEKLLLLREVRMLLPPADLSAFNTLVTPLEIEAYDLLKYRSIKTPPLRSPISGRAPKRRLITPIPDFRGGFELHSAEEVEKESHLMDQLEKLTVSGLRKCSDRPSTPRFTQLLDIPVDGYDTESRDLRPPSASPTLPNWLLTRSEDSRPPLRTDIGTIRSVHFDEVSLHSTLERRNGHSRGRKKSTDSSKEPLFTLQSAAHRSRPLLSQVFSPDQQMGSVQVNGHQDQPENGLNGSEPEQEYRLKTVTISKTKQSLGISISGGMESKVQPMVKIEKIFPGGAASTCEVLKAGFELVSVDGITLQGVTHQHAVDIIRKAFSNKAKDPMVLVVKVPKSISKET